The DNA window GCTTGTCCGCTATGTTTATCAGCCGGATATGCCTTCGGAACCGGAGACGGTGCTTACCATTTTCGGCCTTTATGACAATCAGACGATCAGGCAGGCGGTCAGTGTCTATCAGATTGAGAATCCCGATGTGAGGGTGGAATTTGAACCCCTGATGGAAGAGGGAGACGGGGCGGTTCCCGATGACTATGTAAGGACTTTAAATACGGAACTGCTGGCGGGCAAAGGCCCGGATATTCTTATTTTAGACGGATTATCGGAAACCTCCTATATTGAAAAGGGTGTCTTGGAAGACATAACGGACGTGGTTGAATCTCTTGTTTCCTCCGGCGATTTTCTGGCAAATATCGCGGACGGAAGCCGTCTGGACGGGCGCATTTATTCGGTGCCGGTAAAAATCGGGCTCCCCATGACTTTCGGCAGGAAAGAAGCGCTACAGGAGGCAGGACGATTGGATACTCTGGCAAATCTGGTTCAGACACATGAAAACGGACAAATATTCGGGACTGTTGACAGGAACGCATTTCTTTCCCTCTATGCGGACGCGTTTCTGGGTGATGCGGTCGGTGAAGACGGCGTGATAAAGGAACAGGAATTAAGGAATTTCCTCCTTTGTATGAAGGAAATCTTTGATGGAAGCCGTATGTCCGACGGCACAAGGGACAACAGGCCCACGAATATATGGGGGCTGCTGGAGAAGGGGACATTCCTGCATTCCGAAGAGACAGCGGGCTTTTTTGAATCCAGCCAGGGTACGTCCATCCTGGAGCAGGCGATGGGGGAGCTTATGGCGGATATGACGGTGCTGAACAAAACCTATCTGCCGTACGGTACAATCGGAATCAATAATGCCGGTGAAAATAAAGAGAAAGCAATTGAATTTTTGCGGACCGCTCTGTCGGAAAAGGTGCAGCGCTCCGATTTTTATGACGGATTTTCGGTCAATGGAAATGCGCTGGAATTTTTATGTGGAATCGAACGGAATTCGGCCGATGCATATGGCGGCCCGATCGACGGCGTAGACGGAAGAACGTATGAGTTCAAAACCTCCTGGCCCGGCGAGCCCCTGCGCCGGAGGCTGGCGGAATTCTGCAGGAGCGTGGAACACTCTGCGGGAAGAAACGGAAAAATAAAAGAGATTCTGATGACCTATTCGGGAAATTATTTTGACGGAGCAATATCACTTGATCAGGTGGTGGAGGAATTGATGGGTAAAATGACGCTGTACCTTCAGGAATAAGGCACGGGAAGGAGAAAAATGCCGTGAGGATTTTACTGGTTGAAGATGATTTGGAACTGTGCAGATTCATGGGATTCTGGTTTGAAGAAAAAGGATACCTGGCCGACATCTGTCAAAACAGCCAGGATGCATTTTATTATCTGAACAGGCAGATATATAATGTGGTGATTCTGGACCGGATGCTGCCGGGGATGGACGGAATACAGATACTGCAGCTCATGAGAAAACAGGGGATTACCACTCCCGTTATTATGGTGACGGCCCTCGGAACGCTGGAAGACAGGGTGGACGGACTGGACGCGGGAGCGGATGATTATCTTGTTAAACCCTTTGCGCCCGAGGAGCTGTTTGCCAGAATCCGCGCACTGGAACGGCGCCCGGTTAAAATGGAGCTTAACAGGCAGCTTGAGTTCGGAGATCTTGTATTAAATCTCTCCAACCGGGTCTTATCAAAGGGCGAAAAAAAGTTGGAGCTCTCCAAAAAGGAGATGGATCTGCTGGAATTTCTAATCAGAAACAAGGGACAGATTCTGACAAGGGAACTGCTGTTAAACCGCGTATGGGGATTGGACAGCGCGGTGGAAGAAGGAAATCTCGATAATTATATTTATTTTCTCAGGAGAAGGCTTAAGCAGGTGGGGAGCAGTGTAACTATCAGGACGGTCAGGTCGGTTGGATATTCCCTTAAGGAGTAGGGGAAGAAGCGGGAAAGAAAGGAATGCGGCCATGGTAAAGCAGTTAAGAAAAAAACTCATTGTCGCCTATGTACTGGCTACCGGACTTTTGCTGACCGTAATTGTAGCGGGACTGTTATTTTTATCGTTTAGGCAGTATGAAAATAATAATATCAGAGGGTATCAGGCGTCATTTGGAAAGGTGGTGGACGCTGTCAAAGACAGCAGTAAAATTACCCATGCCTGGCTGTCTGAAAGTGAAATAAACGGGAATCTTATCATTTCTATTTACAGTAACGCTGTCCCCCTGTCGTTTAAAGGCGCCTGGACACCGCCTACCGGGAGGGAAAAACTGCTTGAAAAGCTTGAGCTTTTTGCAGAACAGGACGGATTCCCCGGGAATTCACTTAAAATTGGCCAGGGAGAGGTGAAGAGTCCGGTTTATTCTATTTATGGCGAAAAAGGAGAGCATTATTACGGGAGCATTTACCTGAAAAAGCAATCCGGAAGGGAGCAGAAGATCCTTGTCCTGAAGGCATTGACCGATGAAGGACAGTTTTACCGGCGTTCTATTTTGCTGTATTCATCCATCAATCTTACGGGGCTTGTTACCCTGTTTTTAATCTGCCGGACATTTGTGGACCGAAGTTTAAAACCGTTGGAAACAGGTCTGAAAAGGCAGAGCGAGTTTATCGCCGCGGCGTCCCATGAACTGCGTGCGCCGCTGACCGTTATACGGGCGGGAATTCATGCCATTTCCATGGATGAGGGGAAGGCGAAGCAGTTTCTGCCGGGGATTGAAAAGGAAGGGGAGCGTATGACCGTGCTCATCGACGATATGCTTCAACTGGCCCTGGCGGATGCAAGTACCTGGACGATGAAGATGGAGCCTCTGACTGTGGATACATTTCTTATCTCGATCTATGATTCCCTGTCGGAGCTGTGCCGGAAAAAGAGACAGCCGTTTGAACTGAGGCTGCCGGAGGAAGAGCTGCCCGTATTTTCCGGGGACCGGCAGCGCATGGAACAGATTCTGATGATTCTGACGGATAATGCGTCCAGCTATTCGCCGGAGGGCAGCGCGGTATCCGTCACCGCCCGGTCGGACCAGAAGCATGTTTCTATCGAGGTGGAAGACCATGGATGCGGTATTTCGGATGAAGATAAAAAAAGGATATTCGACCGTTTCTTCCGTGCCGATAAGTCCAGGAATGACAAGGCGCATTATGGGCTGGGGCTGAGTATTGCCACGGAGCTTGTCAGGCTTCACCAGGGGAAGCTGACCGTGAAGGATACGGCCGGAGGCGGAAGCACCTTTGTGCTGGAACTTCCGGTCCTGAACCAAGTTACGTATTTCAAAAACGGTGAAAATGGCATATAATTGAAGCAGAGATGATAGCGGACAGGCTTTGAAGAAAAAACGTACTTATGGGCAGGGGGAGGCGGCAAACCGAGGTGAGCGTATGGTCCGGTTTGCCTGCTGTCTTTTAAGCGGAGATCCGGGAGAATTCCCGGAGGAGGCGGGACGCGGTGTCTCGGAGGTAATTAAAAAAGATTCGAATCAGATTCGGAGCCGCTACTGGTTTAAGAGAATAAACGGGTACAACTGTCCGTATGACTGTCTGGCGGCGAACGAATCTCTTCCGGAGGGAATGCTTGGTTTTGTTTTAGGGGTTCCCCATTCCATAGGAGATTACATTACATTTGAAATTCCGTTCAGTGAACTGACCGGTTTGGACGGTGAGCTTTTCGGTGAATAGAGAGTCATTTAAGCTGTTGGCGGGCTGCGGATTGCGGCATTACCGCCAACAGTTTTTATGTAACACGCTGTTACGATTCACAGCCATTATTCCGCGATGTGATATTTTGCCTTACTGAAAGGTATTATAAGTGAAGCGTGTTTGTTACCGGGTACGGAATGAACCGTAATGAGTGTTTAGACACGATAAAAACAAAGGAGAACGTCACGGATATGTTGGAAAAAGACATGATAGAGGCGGCAAACCGGTATCGGGATCGCATTTTTGCAATTGCATATAATTACCTGAAAAACAGCTATGATGCCGATGATATCACACAGAATGTGCTGATGAAGTATTACTGCAGCGAAAAGATTTTTGAATCGGAGGAACACAGGAGAAACTGGTTAATCCGGGTTGCTGTCAATGAGTGCAAGAAACTTTTATTTTCGCCGTGGCGGAGCAGGTGCCAGAACCTGGAAGAGTATGCGGATACGCTGCAATTTGAGGATAAGGAACAGAGCGAACTTTTTACGGCCGTAATGTCTTTGTCCAAAAACTACCGCATTGTTGTGCATCTCTATTATTATGAGGACTACTCAATCAGGGAGATTGCGCAGATTCTTAAAATCAGGGAAACAGCGGTGAGCACGAGGCTTTTGAGGGCAAGAAAGATGCTGAAAGAACAATTACAGGAGGTGTGGGATGAAGAACAGTGACTTATACAAGGAAACGTTTTCAAAGCTGCATGCTTCGAATGCGGGGCAGATGCAGCCGGAAGGGCGGAGGCAGCACAGGAAACTTCGCAAACCAATCCTGGCGTGTATTGCGGCAACGGCGATTATGATGTTTGCGGCAACGGCGGCCTATGCCATAACGGGTGAAGGCCCAATCCGCTTTTTCCGCTCTTTCTTTGACAACGGCGGTGACCCGGTGACGGAAGAAATCAACAATACATACGTACTGGTATCCGATCAGAAGATCACCTATAAAAACATGGAAATTGTGTTTGAGGGCTACAGTTATACCGAGAGGATCCTGCTGGCAAAATTTGGGGTGTCTTCCCTGGATGGAAGTGCAATTGACGGCGACGGCCTGCTCAGGCAGATTACATTTGGGACATTATCGGCCGAATCATCAGAGACAAAACTGAAAGACAGGGAAGACGGTTCCGTGGAGGTTTCCGTCAGAATGAATCTGAGAGAGTCCGGGGAACTGAGTTCATCAGCCAATCTTTTCGTCTGGGACAGAGAAAAGGGGATTTACAGTTCGGAAACGATAGGGAAATTTGTGATTGGAGGGCCGTCGGCCATCCGTGAAATTGCATTGGATGACATAAAAATACCGGAATGCCTGGAAGCAAAAATTTCCGGCATGGGCCTTACCCTGTACATGGACAATTCCATTTCAGAACTGGAGGACTGCCCGGCGGAGGAAATCCTGCTGAAGATGAAAGACGGCCGTGTACTGCGGCTCTATGATAAAGTGAATGGCACGGATGAGAATGACATCGTTTCGGGGATTTCATTTTCATGGTCGGACGGGGAGGGAAGCAGGATGACAATCGAATTTTCATCGGCGCTGGATTCAGGTGAGATGGAGGCGGTTGTTATAAATGGGGAAGAATATAAGTTACTGTTCACTCCGTGCCCAGCAACCCGCTTCGCGATGCACAGAAACGGCAAAAAACTCCGTTTCGCGCCGCTTAACTCGGGATTTTCACGAAAAACACGTGAAAACACCTCGCGGGATACATCCGTGTGAACAGTAACAAATATAAACTGCATGATTGATGTTTCTGTTCACACGGATTGACGATTGAAAACAGGTTTGTTATACTCGAGATCGGCGGCGGGAGCGTGGGTCCGTAGAACAGACGGACTGTTCCTGCCGGATATTGCAGCAGACAGGCTGCCCCTTTTGCAACGGGGCAAAGTACGCCGATCATTGAAGGAAATAATCAGTATGGTAACAGAAACAATAAATGCAGTGCTCTATGACAGAGATATCCGCGAACCGCTTTTTGATTATCTGGAGGAGCGTTTTGGAAAGACCAGGATGTTTGAAGAAAAGATAATGGGGAGATCCAGGGCCGATATTATTATGCTGACGGAGAACCGTCTGATTGGCCTGGAGATTAAGAGTGATGCCGATACATACGAGCGCCTGAAGAGACAGATCCGGGATTACGACAAATTCTGTGACGAAAATTATGTGGTCATCGGCAAATCCCATGAAAAACATGTGGAAGAACACATCCCGGCCTGGTGGGGGATTCTCGTGGTGGAGGCAAGGGGAAGTGAAATTGTCATCAGCGAGAAAAAAGCCGCGTCACCCAATCCGAAAATGAAGAAGGAGCACCAGATTACACTCCTCTGGCGCCCGGAACTCCAGAATCTGCTCGCGGCAAACCATCTGCCCGCCTATAAACGGAAGAGCAAGAAATTCGTCCGGCAGAAGCTGCTTGAGAAGATGCAGTGGGAAGATTTAAAACCGCAGATTTGTGAGGAGCTGTTTGAGCGGGACTATACATTGTGGGATGAGGAATTAGAGGCGTATCGGGAATCGGAATTGGGAAAGTAACAGGATTGACAAGGAACAGGGACTCTGATATACTGGACACAGTTTTGACAGAGGGAGGTATATAATGATTTATTCTATCCGTTTAAGATGAGAAAGGAACTGAGTCCTGATTTTTCGGAGGTTTTTTTCTTGTACCTGATTTGCGGATGAATAAAAAGTTATAGACCATTATTGAGGAGTATCCCGGATACTCTGGATGGAAGTCTACCGGAACTGCGGCAGACGCGCAGACTGTGATGCGCGGCTGTTTGTCCAATTTATTGTGGGACTGTTCCGTGGCATTACGGGTCGGAGCGGCCGCTTTTTATATCTGTAGATTCAGGCAGGAAACCTTTGAGGGATCCTGCTTTTTTGATGCCGCCGTTACAGAGCGGAAAAGCAGGGAAGGATGTCGGTGGGAGAGTGGAACTGACAACAGATATGATTATGGAGATTTAAATATGACGGAAAAAAATAACAGAAATAGTGACGGATATAACAACAGCGGCAACAGCAGCGGTAACAGAAATAGCAGCAACAGCAAATGGAAACAGCGTTTCTTTACAATTACAGCGGGGCAGACGGTTTCGCTGATTGGCAGTTCGGCCGTACAGTTTGCGCTTATCTGGTGGCTGGCCAGTGAGACACAGTCACCGATGATGCTTGGAATTTCAGGGCTGGCGGCTTTTCTGCCGATGACGTTTTTAAGTCCTGTGGCAGGAGTGCTGGCGGACCGTTTTAACCGGAAGGCGGTCTGTATCTGTGCGGACCTGTTTATCGGATTTTCGGCCATGGTATTTGCATGGTTCATGTGGAACTATGATGTGCCCTGTGAATATGCAATTCTGGTTCTCTTTTTAAGAGGAATCGGTGATACCTTTCATCAGCCGTCCATCAGGGCGATTATCCCTCAGCTGGTGCCCTCAGAAAGCCTTGTAAAGGCCAACGGCTGGAGCCAGTTTATGCAGTCCGGCGCCTTTATGCTGGGACCTGTATTGGGAGCGGCGCTCTTTGCAGCGCTGCCGATGCCTCTTGTGCTGCTTACGGATACGCTGGGAGCGGTCATTGCCAGTCTGCTTCTGGGAGCAGTTAAAATACCTCCTGTTGCAAAAGCGGGGGAGGAGAGTGGAAACGGAGAGAAGAAAGACAGGGAAAAGGGAAAATTCTTCAGGGAGCTTAAAGAGGGGGCGGAGGTTTATCTGGAAGATCCGAAGCTTCTGATTCTCATGGCGGCTCAGACATTCAGCATGATTTTTTTCCTTCCGCTGTCTTCCTTTTATCCGCTGATGACCAGCAGCTACTTTAACCTGGGCGCCTGGCATGCCAGTGCGGTGGAACTGTCGTTCGCAGTTGGAATGATGGGTTCCGCCGTACTTCTGGGAAGTGTAATAGAGGTAAAGGATAAAATCAAGACGGCCTATATCGGCCTCGTTGCAATCGGGATCATGTCGGCTCTGTGCGGCCTTACCCCGCCGACCATGTGGGGATGGTGGATGTTCACCTTCTTCTGTGGTCTGCTGGGAGCAAGCGGCAATATACACAGTATTCCTATCGTGGCCTATATGCAGGAGACGATAGCGCCGGAAAAAATGGGCCGGGCCTTTTCACTTATGGGAATGGCCGGTTCCCTGGCAATGCCGATCGGCCTGCTGGTCGCCAGCCCGGCCGCCGAGAAAATAGGCGTGCATATGTGGTTTTTAGTCACAGGAATCGCGATCATCGTGATCACGATCTGTGCGGTGATGGCAAACAGAAAAAAGAGCAGGGAGTAAGTCCCTGAAGAGGTGCAAAAAAGTGCCGGTTCCGCAGTTTTATGCGAAACCGGCACTTTTTTGCATAGAACACTTCATTGAATCACTCTTCCCGTCCGGCCTGCAGTTTATGGAAATACTCCAGGAAAAGCTGCAGCGGCCTGCTCATATAGGTGCGGTCGTTCCAGGCGATAATCGGGATCGTCTCGACCGTTACTCCCGCTATCTCCTTCAGATGGATCCGCCTGCAATCGAACAGCTTGATAATCTCTGCCGGGATAAAGCAGGCGGCCAGCCCTGCGGAGGTGAGCATAATCCGGCTCATGACGCCGCTGCATTCAAATGCCATATTCAGCTCAAAACCGTGCAGGCGGCATTCTTCCTGCAATAAATTTGCATAATCCCAGATATGGCGTTCCCGGTCCACGTTTGTGCCGGAGCAAAATGGGATTCCGCGCAGCCGTTCGATGGGAATTTCCTTCTGATCCGGACAGGGATCCATGGTTTCGTGGATTGCAAGCATTGATTTTTCTTTGTTTAGTGGGATATAGGGCCAGTTTTTGATATCAGACATGGGGAGACGCAGGCAGACAACGTGGACGGTTCCCTGTGCCAGCTGTTCTAACAGTTGACTCGGCACCTGGGGCGTAATTCTAATCATGATATGGGGGTACTGCTTTCGGAAATCGGCCAGATACGGGCTTAGATGCGGGAAATCCGTATAGATTGTCCCGACATTAATCTGTCCGTGTACCCCGGATGCCGCTTCACGCACCGCCTCCACCGTATTAAGCAGATCTTCCTGGATCTTCTTACTCCTTTTGTACAGGACTTCACCGGCAGGCGTCAAATCCACGCCATGGTTGTTGCGGACGACAAGCTGACATCCCAGTTCATCCTCTAAGAGCGTCAACTGCCGGGAAAGGGCGGGCTGGGAGAGAAACAGTTTCCCCGCGGCCTGCGTGATATTTTTATTTTCTGCAATAGCGACAAAGACCTTCATCTGTTGTGTGTTCATAAACTACTCCTTTCCCCAAAAGAGTATTTTTAACATGGTATAAGCTATTGTTATGACCAACGCAAATTTATTGGTCTTTTACATTGTAACAAAGATTTTTTATAATAACAATACAAAAAGGCGCGCGCGGCCAATTTAATTTTTGTGAAAATGCACAAAGAATAACATGCTGAAGAAAGGAAGTAATGGTTCGGAAAGAAGCATTCCGCGAAGCGGTAAAGCGGTAACTGCGGAGGCACTGAACCGTTACGGAAGGAAAAAGAATATGACTTGTGATTATCCACATTTGTTTTCCCCTATCATAATTAATGGAAGACGGGTACGAAACCGTATTGCAAGCGCTCCCATGAGCCACAGGGGGGAGATCCCCAGATATACGCGGCAGGCACAGGAATTTTTCAGCAGCATCGCAAAGGGCGGAGCCGGTATTGTTGCAATGGGTGAAGCCGGTGTAGATTCCAGGGTGGATATTTGCCATCCCTATGATTCCCACTTAGACCACCCGGTGATCCTTCCCTCTCTGGCGGGCGCCATTGATGCGATCCACCTGTGGGGCGCCCTGGCTTCCGTGGAGCTGGTTCATTCGGGGAACCGTGCGCACCCCGGCTACATACCTTCTGATTCTAAAATCATCGGACCATGTGAGATGACCAATCTTTATGGTGCGCCCGTCCTGGCAATGGATGAGGCAATGATGGACGAGACGGCCGATAAATACGCATATGCCGCCTATATGGCCCAGTATGCGGGAATTGACATTATAAATATCCATCTGGGACACGGATGGCTGCTTTCCCAATTTTTATCCAACCTGGACAACCACCGTACGGACAAATATGGAGGAAGTCTTGAAAACAGAGCCCGTTTCCCGCTTATGGTCATTGACCGTATCCGGCAGAAATGCGGCAGCAGGATGATACTGGAAGTCCGCGTCAGCGGAGAGGAGGCCGTGGAGGGCGGCCTTACCAAAGAGGATACCGTAGAGCTGGCAAAGATGCTGGATGATAAAGTCGATATCATCCATATTTCTGCAGGGACCTTCCACCTCACCGACACGGCCTGCCGGATGTTCCCGACGGTCTTTACGCCCAGAGGCTGCAACACCCATGTCTCCGAAGCCGTGAAAAAGGTTTGTAAACATGCGGTGGTTGCGGTGGTAGGAGGCCTGAACGACCCGGATATCATGGAAGACATCCTGGCAAAGGGGAAGGCAGACATCGTTGTCGCCGCCCGGGCATTCCTGGCGGATCCGGATTTCCCGAAAAAGGCACGCACCGGCCATGCCGATACGATCGTGCACTGCATGCGCTGCTCTTCCTGCAACAGTGTTGGTTTTATTCCCCATGTCCCCTTCTCCTCCGGCACTCTGCGCTGTTCCGTCAATCCAACCCTGGGCCGGGAGTTCGAGACGAGCCATCACCAGACTCCCCCGGATACGGTGAAAAAAGTCATGGTGGCGGGTGGAGGCCCCGGCGGCATGGAAGCGGCCCTGACGGCGGCGCGCAGGGGACATCGGGTCACCCTGTTTGAAAAGTCGGACCGCCTGGGCGCGAACTTGTACTATGCGGACGGCATTCCATTTAAGAGCGATCTGGTCGCATACCGCAAGAGTATTGTCGCCAACGTAGAGCAGGCGGAAAACCTGGAAGTCAGGCTGAATACACCGGTTACGGCAGAGCTTATCAAAGAGGAAAAACCGGACGTCCTGATTGCCGCCTGCGGCGCAGTTCCCGTGATTCCTCCGATCCAGGGCGTGAACCTGCCCATCGTCCATTCCGTCACCGACCTGTTTAAGAAAGAGCTGAAGCCGGGAAAGAAGGTAGTCATTATTGGCGGAGGCCAGGCTGGATGCGAGGAGGCCCTTGCTCTTGCCGCAAAGGGACACGAGGTTACGATCGTCGAAGTGCAGCCAGAACTTGCCCGTGAAGCGCACTTTGTATATTGGAAGCACCTGCTCCGTGTAATTGCCGGAGAGCCCCATATCACAGCTATGCGCAGCACACAGGTAAAAGAGATCCTGGATGACGGCGTATTGGCGGCGGGGCCGGATGGGGAAGAAAAAATGCTGCCTGCCGATACCGTCCTGATCGCGACAGGCATGGCCGAGGACAACGATATGCTAGGTGA is part of the [Clostridium] symbiosum genome and encodes:
- a CDS encoding extracellular solute-binding protein translates to MIKFRGRRTLLQAASLLLISAALFGCGRDGKVVSGSGEDTGREQKKQAMGRYVESEIPLPEGITFDSVISFQDGPDGKPLLFTRRDINGVVEFTGYLLLEDMSWEEKKCGWLNRLGLSYEYGRAYISYGEDKRMYAVYSDEDDEEVTVRHRIIVTEDWENGWEIQMPLLEEKNEMGYAYYPDRITALENGNLLLDSGRGRLLLYDASGQHKIAETLGDGSHFTVGRNQFYVIDEASRSLILYDGDKGTEKAKYPLELNSFYEAKVIAGETGDVSLVSNEGIQILKNGSDIWEQIVEGDRNTMGSPQFYPTGFARGKEDDYFVYYDSMDETSKLVRYVYQPDMPSEPETVLTIFGLYDNQTIRQAVSVYQIENPDVRVEFEPLMEEGDGAVPDDYVRTLNTELLAGKGPDILILDGLSETSYIEKGVLEDITDVVESLVSSGDFLANIADGSRLDGRIYSVPVKIGLPMTFGRKEALQEAGRLDTLANLVQTHENGQIFGTVDRNAFLSLYADAFLGDAVGEDGVIKEQELRNFLLCMKEIFDGSRMSDGTRDNRPTNIWGLLEKGTFLHSEETAGFFESSQGTSILEQAMGELMADMTVLNKTYLPYGTIGINNAGENKEKAIEFLRTALSEKVQRSDFYDGFSVNGNALEFLCGIERNSADAYGGPIDGVDGRTYEFKTSWPGEPLRRRLAEFCRSVEHSAGRNGKIKEILMTYSGNYFDGAISLDQVVEELMGKMTLYLQE
- a CDS encoding response regulator transcription factor — encoded protein: MRILLVEDDLELCRFMGFWFEEKGYLADICQNSQDAFYYLNRQIYNVVILDRMLPGMDGIQILQLMRKQGITTPVIMVTALGTLEDRVDGLDAGADDYLVKPFAPEELFARIRALERRPVKMELNRQLEFGDLVLNLSNRVLSKGEKKLELSKKEMDLLEFLIRNKGQILTRELLLNRVWGLDSAVEEGNLDNYIYFLRRRLKQVGSSVTIRTVRSVGYSLKE
- a CDS encoding HAMP domain-containing sensor histidine kinase, with protein sequence MVKQLRKKLIVAYVLATGLLLTVIVAGLLFLSFRQYENNNIRGYQASFGKVVDAVKDSSKITHAWLSESEINGNLIISIYSNAVPLSFKGAWTPPTGREKLLEKLELFAEQDGFPGNSLKIGQGEVKSPVYSIYGEKGEHYYGSIYLKKQSGREQKILVLKALTDEGQFYRRSILLYSSINLTGLVTLFLICRTFVDRSLKPLETGLKRQSEFIAAASHELRAPLTVIRAGIHAISMDEGKAKQFLPGIEKEGERMTVLIDDMLQLALADASTWTMKMEPLTVDTFLISIYDSLSELCRKKRQPFELRLPEEELPVFSGDRQRMEQILMILTDNASSYSPEGSAVSVTARSDQKHVSIEVEDHGCGISDEDKKRIFDRFFRADKSRNDKAHYGLGLSIATELVRLHQGKLTVKDTAGGGSTFVLELPVLNQVTYFKNGENGI
- a CDS encoding sigma-70 family RNA polymerase sigma factor, with the protein product MLEKDMIEAANRYRDRIFAIAYNYLKNSYDADDITQNVLMKYYCSEKIFESEEHRRNWLIRVAVNECKKLLFSPWRSRCQNLEEYADTLQFEDKEQSELFTAVMSLSKNYRIVVHLYYYEDYSIREIAQILKIRETAVSTRLLRARKMLKEQLQEVWDEEQ
- a CDS encoding sce7726 family protein; the protein is MSMVTETINAVLYDRDIREPLFDYLEERFGKTRMFEEKIMGRSRADIIMLTENRLIGLEIKSDADTYERLKRQIRDYDKFCDENYVVIGKSHEKHVEEHIPAWWGILVVEARGSEIVISEKKAASPNPKMKKEHQITLLWRPELQNLLAANHLPAYKRKSKKFVRQKLLEKMQWEDLKPQICEELFERDYTLWDEELEAYRESELGK
- a CDS encoding MFS transporter; translated protein: MTEKNNRNSDGYNNSGNSSGNRNSSNSKWKQRFFTITAGQTVSLIGSSAVQFALIWWLASETQSPMMLGISGLAAFLPMTFLSPVAGVLADRFNRKAVCICADLFIGFSAMVFAWFMWNYDVPCEYAILVLFLRGIGDTFHQPSIRAIIPQLVPSESLVKANGWSQFMQSGAFMLGPVLGAALFAALPMPLVLLTDTLGAVIASLLLGAVKIPPVAKAGEESGNGEKKDREKGKFFRELKEGAEVYLEDPKLLILMAAQTFSMIFFLPLSSFYPLMTSSYFNLGAWHASAVELSFAVGMMGSAVLLGSVIEVKDKIKTAYIGLVAIGIMSALCGLTPPTMWGWWMFTFFCGLLGASGNIHSIPIVAYMQETIAPEKMGRAFSLMGMAGSLAMPIGLLVASPAAEKIGVHMWFLVTGIAIIVITICAVMANRKKSRE
- a CDS encoding LysR family transcriptional regulator — translated: MNTQQMKVFVAIAENKNITQAAGKLFLSQPALSRQLTLLEDELGCQLVVRNNHGVDLTPAGEVLYKRSKKIQEDLLNTVEAVREAASGVHGQINVGTIYTDFPHLSPYLADFRKQYPHIMIRITPQVPSQLLEQLAQGTVHVVCLRLPMSDIKNWPYIPLNKEKSMLAIHETMDPCPDQKEIPIERLRGIPFCSGTNVDRERHIWDYANLLQEECRLHGFELNMAFECSGVMSRIMLTSAGLAACFIPAEIIKLFDCRRIHLKEIAGVTVETIPIIAWNDRTYMSRPLQLFLEYFHKLQAGREE
- a CDS encoding FAD-dependent oxidoreductase, encoding MTCDYPHLFSPIIINGRRVRNRIASAPMSHRGEIPRYTRQAQEFFSSIAKGGAGIVAMGEAGVDSRVDICHPYDSHLDHPVILPSLAGAIDAIHLWGALASVELVHSGNRAHPGYIPSDSKIIGPCEMTNLYGAPVLAMDEAMMDETADKYAYAAYMAQYAGIDIINIHLGHGWLLSQFLSNLDNHRTDKYGGSLENRARFPLMVIDRIRQKCGSRMILEVRVSGEEAVEGGLTKEDTVELAKMLDDKVDIIHISAGTFHLTDTACRMFPTVFTPRGCNTHVSEAVKKVCKHAVVAVVGGLNDPDIMEDILAKGKADIVVAARAFLADPDFPKKARTGHADTIVHCMRCSSCNSVGFIPHVPFSSGTLRCSVNPTLGREFETSHHQTPPDTVKKVMVAGGGPGGMEAALTAARRGHRVTLFEKSDRLGANLYYADGIPFKSDLVAYRKSIVANVEQAENLEVRLNTPVTAELIKEEKPDVLIAACGAVPVIPPIQGVNLPIVHSVTDLFKKELKPGKKVVIIGGGQAGCEEALALAAKGHEVTIVEVQPELAREAHFVYWKHLLRVIAGEPHITAMRSTQVKEILDDGVLAAGPDGEEKMLPADTVLIATGMAEDNDMLGEWDKLVPDLRIIGDCEHTARIMEAVRSGYCAGYSID